A genomic window from Sporosarcina sp. Marseille-Q4063 includes:
- a CDS encoding zinc ribbon domain-containing protein YjdM, with the protein MNELPNCPKCNSEYTYEDGNLFVCPECAHEWTLESEAEEIEEQKVYKDAHGNILNDGDSVTVIKDLKVKGSSSVVKKGTKVKDIQLVDEDHDINCKIDGIGAMQLKTEFVKKL; encoded by the coding sequence ATGAATGAATTGCCGAATTGTCCAAAATGTAATTCTGAATACACGTATGAAGACGGGAATCTTTTTGTTTGCCCAGAGTGCGCACATGAGTGGACGTTAGAATCAGAAGCTGAAGAGATTGAAGAGCAAAAAGTTTACAAGGACGCCCATGGAAATATTTTAAACGACGGGGATTCTGTCACGGTCATCAAAGACCTTAAAGTCAAAGGAAGCTCATCTGTCGTGAAAAAAGGCACAAAAGTTAAAGATATCCAATTAGTCGATGAAGACCATGATATAAATTGTAAAATTGATGGCATTGGCGCGATGCAGTTGAAAACTGAATTTGTGAAAAAGCTATAA
- a CDS encoding 3-oxoacid CoA-transferase subunit B, whose product MTIKINQANMQHSIAKRVARELEGPCVVNLGIGIPTIVAEYLTDENIYLHTENGLLGVTDVEEADVDPNLVNAGKLPVGEAIGASYFNSSDSFSMIRGGHVDVAILGALQVDETGVIANWAVPGKGIMGVGGAMDLLVGAKKVFVTMSHTSKDGSSKLVKECTYPITSTRSVDMIFTELAVFKIEDKQLQLVELMPGVSIEEVKEKTEAEFIGGQP is encoded by the coding sequence ATGACTATAAAGATAAATCAAGCGAATATGCAACATTCAATCGCAAAACGAGTGGCCCGGGAATTAGAAGGACCTTGTGTCGTGAATTTAGGCATTGGAATCCCGACGATTGTTGCGGAATATTTAACTGACGAGAATATTTATTTGCATACAGAAAACGGCTTGCTTGGTGTGACAGATGTGGAAGAAGCGGATGTGGATCCCAACCTGGTTAATGCCGGAAAGTTACCCGTTGGAGAAGCAATCGGTGCCTCTTATTTTAATAGCTCAGATTCATTCTCTATGATTCGCGGAGGCCATGTTGATGTCGCAATTTTAGGCGCACTCCAAGTAGATGAAACTGGGGTTATTGCAAACTGGGCAGTTCCTGGAAAAGGTATTATGGGTGTCGGCGGCGCTATGGATTTATTGGTCGGAGCGAAAAAAGTGTTCGTGACGATGAGCCATACTTCTAAAGATGGCAGCAGCAAACTCGTAAAGGAATGTACCTACCCCATTACTTCGACTAGAAGCGTCGATATGATTTTTACTGAATTAGCGGTATTCAAGATTGAAGATAAACAGTTACAGCTAGTGGAACTCATGCCAGGTGTAAGTATCGAAGAAGTTAAAGAAAAAACCGAAGCCGAATTTATTGGGGGTCAACCATGA
- a CDS encoding heavy metal translocating P-type ATPase, with protein MTTKEQKLKISGMTCSACANRIEKGLSRIEGVEEANVNYALESSSIVYDPTKTNVNEFKERVERLGFSVVQEKMDFDITGMTCAACATRIEKRINKMEGVAKANVNFALETISVEYDDSQIETGDMVNAVKKMGYELIPKQDGLGKVDHKELEIKKQHRKFIFSLILTLPLLWTMVAHFSFLSFIYMPEILMNPWLQLTLATPVQFVVGAQFYKGAFNALRNKSANMDVLVALGTSAAYFYSLYLSIEWVNAGSLGSPELYFEASAVIITLIVLGKLFEVRAKGKTSQAIQKLLGLQAKTARILQDGIEKEIPIEQVVAGDVVIVKPGEKIPVDGEILDGRSAIDESMITGESIPIDKVAGDVVIGATINKNGSLQIKATKVGKDTALAQIVKVVEEAQGSKADIQRLADRISGVFVPVVVVIAVVTFFIWYFAVTPGDFRSALIPTISILVIACPCALGLATPTSIMAGSGRAAEMGLLFKGGEHLENTRAVDTVILDKTGTVTKGEPALTDITVTEDFTEDEVLQLIATAENQSEHPLARAIVRGVEEKGLALLDVAEFEALPGYGIQANVSGRDVLVGTRKLMRERGIEILDSEVAMEKLEAEGKTAMLIAVDQKLAGVVAVADTVKETSKEAVARMLELGLDVIMLTGDNQRTAEAIAKQVGISHIIAEVLPEQKSEEVKKLQDQGKKVAMVGDGINDAPALATADIGMAVGTGTDIAIEAADITLMRGDLNSVADAIIMSRKTMRNIKQNLFFAFFYNTVGIPIAAIGLLAPWVAGAAMAFSSVSVVLNALRLQKVKL; from the coding sequence ATGACGACGAAAGAACAAAAGTTGAAAATTAGTGGTATGACATGTTCAGCGTGTGCAAATCGAATTGAAAAAGGCCTTTCTAGAATCGAAGGGGTTGAGGAAGCGAATGTTAACTATGCTTTGGAAAGTTCTTCGATTGTTTATGATCCAACCAAAACGAATGTAAATGAGTTCAAGGAAAGAGTTGAAAGGCTTGGATTTAGCGTTGTACAAGAAAAAATGGATTTTGATATAACGGGTATGACGTGTGCTGCATGCGCGACAAGAATAGAGAAAAGAATCAATAAAATGGAAGGCGTTGCTAAGGCAAACGTAAATTTTGCGCTCGAAACGATTTCAGTTGAATATGACGACAGTCAGATTGAAACGGGCGACATGGTCAATGCGGTCAAGAAAATGGGGTATGAATTAATTCCAAAGCAAGATGGTTTGGGAAAAGTAGATCATAAGGAATTGGAAATTAAGAAGCAACATAGAAAGTTCATCTTTTCACTTATTTTGACACTTCCATTGTTATGGACGATGGTCGCGCATTTTAGTTTTTTATCGTTTATCTATATGCCGGAAATTCTCATGAATCCATGGCTGCAACTTACGCTTGCCACGCCGGTACAGTTCGTTGTAGGTGCGCAGTTTTATAAAGGGGCATTTAATGCGCTTAGAAATAAAAGTGCTAATATGGATGTTTTGGTGGCACTGGGTACGAGTGCGGCATATTTCTACAGTCTTTACTTGTCGATTGAATGGGTTAATGCCGGCAGCCTAGGCAGTCCTGAATTATATTTTGAGGCATCTGCGGTCATTATTACGCTGATTGTACTCGGGAAACTGTTTGAAGTTCGTGCCAAAGGAAAAACGAGTCAAGCGATTCAAAAGCTGCTTGGCTTGCAGGCGAAAACGGCCCGAATTCTGCAAGACGGGATTGAAAAAGAAATCCCGATTGAACAAGTGGTTGCAGGCGATGTGGTTATTGTGAAGCCGGGTGAAAAAATTCCGGTGGATGGTGAAATTCTCGATGGGCGTTCTGCAATCGATGAATCGATGATTACAGGGGAGAGTATTCCGATTGATAAAGTTGCGGGTGACGTGGTTATTGGCGCAACGATCAATAAAAACGGTTCCTTGCAAATTAAAGCGACAAAAGTTGGAAAAGATACAGCGTTAGCGCAGATTGTAAAAGTTGTTGAAGAGGCACAAGGGTCGAAGGCGGATATTCAACGTTTGGCAGACAGAATATCAGGCGTATTCGTGCCGGTTGTTGTAGTCATTGCGGTTGTGACGTTTTTCATCTGGTATTTCGCGGTTACCCCTGGTGATTTCCGCTCGGCACTAATTCCAACGATTTCGATTTTAGTCATTGCATGTCCTTGTGCACTCGGATTGGCGACGCCGACGTCGATTATGGCGGGTTCGGGGAGAGCTGCTGAAATGGGGCTGCTCTTTAAAGGCGGAGAGCATTTAGAAAACACACGCGCGGTTGATACGGTAATATTGGATAAAACAGGAACAGTGACAAAAGGTGAACCAGCTTTAACTGATATAACAGTTACGGAGGATTTTACTGAAGATGAAGTTCTGCAATTAATTGCGACTGCGGAAAATCAGTCAGAGCATCCATTGGCAAGGGCGATTGTTCGAGGGGTAGAGGAAAAAGGCTTGGCACTACTAGATGTCGCTGAATTCGAAGCTTTACCGGGTTACGGGATTCAAGCGAATGTCAGTGGTAGAGACGTGTTAGTTGGTACAAGAAAACTGATGAGAGAACGTGGAATCGAGATTTTAGATTCGGAAGTTGCGATGGAAAAACTGGAGGCCGAAGGGAAAACAGCCATGCTCATTGCGGTGGATCAGAAGCTTGCTGGTGTCGTGGCTGTTGCCGATACGGTGAAAGAGACGTCTAAAGAAGCGGTTGCTCGGATGCTGGAATTAGGTCTTGATGTGATTATGCTGACAGGTGACAACCAACGGACGGCTGAGGCGATTGCTAAACAAGTGGGTATATCTCATATCATAGCGGAAGTATTGCCGGAACAGAAAAGTGAAGAGGTTAAAAAGTTGCAGGATCAAGGTAAGAAAGTGGCCATGGTCGGTGACGGAATCAATGATGCGCCGGCACTTGCCACGGCAGATATCGGAATGGCTGTCGGAACAGGGACGGATATTGCGATTGAGGCGGCGGATATTACATTGATGCGCGGCGATTTAAACAGTGTCGCAGATGCGATCATCATGAGCCGAAAAACGATGCGCAATATTAAGCAAAACTTGTTTTTCGCATTCTTCTACAACACGGTCGGCATTCCGATTGCAGCAATCGGCTTATTGGCTCCTTGGGTTGCGGGTGCAGCGATGGCATTTAGTTCAGTGTCAGTTGTGTTGAATGCGCTGAGATTGCAGAAAGTTAAATTATAA
- a CDS encoding GNAT family N-acetyltransferase has protein sequence MKNIELVNDIVTIRSMQLTDIDAIFEAGNYSEIWTHLVVTIQSREDAARFVEQSLLNQELGKEHPFVIIDNKTNRIIGSTKLMNPDPYHNRIEIGFSWLSPAYWRSPINSNCKYLLMQYCFEVLNLNRIQIQADERNERSRNAIARIGATQEGILRDHMVRKDGTPRNTVIFSVIRPEWPMVKLHIQQLLMNQMQPAR, from the coding sequence ATGAAAAATATTGAGCTTGTGAATGACATTGTTACAATTCGATCCATGCAACTGACTGATATCGATGCCATCTTCGAAGCAGGTAATTATAGTGAGATATGGACGCATTTGGTGGTAACGATTCAAAGTCGTGAAGATGCTGCGAGATTCGTAGAACAATCATTGTTAAATCAAGAATTAGGCAAGGAACATCCATTTGTCATTATTGACAATAAAACAAATCGCATTATCGGGAGTACGAAACTCATGAATCCCGATCCTTATCATAATCGAATTGAAATTGGTTTTTCATGGCTCTCCCCCGCTTATTGGCGAAGCCCAATCAACTCAAATTGCAAGTATTTGTTAATGCAGTATTGCTTCGAAGTGCTTAATCTTAACCGCATTCAGATCCAGGCGGACGAAAGAAACGAACGTTCAAGAAATGCAATTGCTCGTATTGGTGCCACACAAGAAGGTATTTTACGTGATCATATGGTGCGTAAAGACGGCACACCTCGAAACACTGTTATCTTTAGCGTTATTCGTCCAGAATGGCCAATGGTTAAATTGCACATCCAACAATTATTAATGAACCAGATGCAACCAGCAAGATAA
- a CDS encoding CoA transferase subunit A, giving the protein MTKVMDNIQDALSFVESGHTVLVGGFGLIGAPLSLIDGLTAKDVKDLTIVSNNLGESGKGLGILLNQNKIKKGIGSYFTSNRDVGDKYQKGEIELELLPQGTLAESLRAGGAGLGGYYTTTGVGTDLAKGKEEREIDGVKYILEKAIRADVALIRAHKADTLGNLVYYKTARNFNPLMATAAKKVIVEVDEIVEPGVLNPEEIITPFLFVDVIVEANQVLTKEGVVAK; this is encoded by the coding sequence ATGACTAAAGTTATGGATAACATTCAAGATGCACTGTCCTTTGTTGAAAGCGGGCATACCGTTTTAGTCGGTGGCTTCGGATTAATAGGCGCCCCTCTCTCATTAATAGATGGCTTAACGGCAAAAGATGTTAAGGACCTTACAATCGTCAGCAATAATCTTGGGGAATCAGGAAAAGGACTCGGCATTTTATTGAATCAAAATAAAATAAAAAAAGGCATCGGTTCTTATTTTACGAGTAATCGAGATGTTGGCGACAAATATCAAAAGGGCGAAATTGAATTGGAACTACTCCCCCAAGGCACATTAGCCGAGTCGTTACGTGCTGGCGGGGCTGGCCTCGGCGGTTATTATACGACGACTGGTGTTGGAACGGATTTAGCAAAAGGAAAAGAAGAACGCGAAATTGATGGTGTGAAATATATTTTGGAAAAAGCCATTCGTGCGGATGTTGCACTTATCCGTGCGCATAAGGCCGATACTTTGGGGAATCTCGTCTATTACAAAACAGCTCGTAATTTTAATCCATTAATGGCGACAGCCGCAAAAAAAGTTATCGTAGAAGTGGATGAAATCGTGGAACCAGGCGTGTTGAACCCTGAGGAAATCATAACGCCATTCTTATTCGTCGATGTCATTGTCGAGGCAAACCAAGTGTTGACGAAGGAAGGGGTTGTGGCGAAATGA
- a CDS encoding dioxygenase, with protein sequence MTKAVEANPRILNAYEGFVKHMKNFLDEQQFNHEEYTNFVKWADQLGRSGEIPLFLDVFVETYVLESRYKDAPGTEPSLLGPYYEEDSPFLEGSKVVIPQRPDEPGDKLKFFGNVSSVNGSLGKTKVEWWQDDADGLYSNYDSTAPDFNLRGHFYTDENGDFEVEAIVPIPYQIPTNGPTGEFTFAAGYHAYRPAHIHIKFEHEGHETLITQVFFEGDEWLETDVAGGVRSSLTTKLIDKGDYKEASLNFVMRTE encoded by the coding sequence ATGACAAAAGCAGTAGAAGCAAATCCACGTATTTTGAACGCATATGAGGGTTTCGTCAAACACATGAAAAACTTTCTAGATGAACAACAATTCAATCACGAGGAATATACGAATTTCGTCAAATGGGCAGATCAGCTTGGCAGAAGCGGCGAGATTCCATTATTTCTAGATGTATTTGTTGAAACTTATGTTTTAGAATCAAGATACAAAGATGCTCCAGGCACAGAACCTTCCCTTCTAGGTCCTTACTATGAAGAAGACTCACCATTTCTTGAAGGTTCAAAAGTTGTCATTCCGCAAAGACCGGATGAGCCTGGGGACAAATTAAAGTTTTTCGGAAATGTCAGTTCCGTCAATGGATCTCTCGGCAAAACCAAAGTCGAATGGTGGCAGGATGATGCGGATGGACTGTATTCAAACTATGATTCTACTGCGCCCGACTTCAACTTAAGAGGTCATTTTTATACAGACGAAAACGGAGATTTCGAGGTCGAAGCGATTGTTCCAATCCCTTACCAGATCCCGACAAATGGACCAACTGGTGAATTTACATTCGCTGCTGGTTATCATGCATACCGCCCTGCACATATCCACATCAAGTTCGAACACGAGGGACATGAGACATTAATTACGCAAGTGTTCTTTGAAGGAGACGAGTGGTTAGAAACAGATGTTGCCGGTGGCGTGCGTTCTTCATTGACAACAAAACTAATCGATAAAGGCGATTATAAAGAGGCTTCATTAAACTTTGTCATGAGAACCGAATAA
- a CDS encoding nucleoside hydrolase: protein MKPIIFDVDTGIDDALAMAYALNSPELEVIGFTTVFGNVPVVDATRNTLTVLEKVAQTIPVYEGAAQTLMGRDKINWPKHVHGEGGLGDRFISDPITKAESQFAPDFIIEQVKKRPHEITVIAVGPLTNLALAIKKSPEIIPLVKEVIVMGGAVNVPGNVNEYSEANILCDSEAAEYVLSSGIQLTLVGLDVTMKTLLPKSKLDKWRTDGQEKGHFFADMTEFYIGHYEKTFPGIKGCALHDPLAVGVAIDSSFVKTETMNVKVVTEGEEAGRTVGTHEEEATTRVCTEIDANRFLEHFLERVI from the coding sequence TTGAAACCTATTATATTTGATGTAGATACAGGAATTGATGATGCTTTGGCGATGGCTTATGCATTAAATTCTCCGGAGCTAGAGGTGATCGGATTTACGACTGTTTTCGGTAATGTGCCGGTGGTAGATGCAACGCGAAATACGCTTACAGTTTTGGAAAAGGTAGCGCAAACGATTCCCGTTTACGAGGGGGCGGCTCAAACATTGATGGGCCGAGATAAGATAAACTGGCCGAAACATGTCCACGGAGAAGGTGGTTTAGGGGATAGATTTATAAGCGACCCTATTACCAAAGCGGAAAGTCAATTTGCGCCCGATTTCATTATCGAACAGGTGAAAAAACGTCCACATGAAATAACAGTGATTGCGGTTGGACCGTTGACTAATCTGGCACTTGCAATTAAAAAGTCGCCGGAAATCATTCCGCTCGTTAAAGAAGTTATTGTAATGGGCGGCGCGGTAAACGTTCCAGGAAATGTGAATGAATACAGTGAAGCTAACATCTTATGCGATTCTGAAGCCGCAGAATATGTTCTTTCTTCGGGTATACAATTGACGCTTGTCGGACTTGATGTAACCATGAAAACATTATTGCCAAAGTCAAAGCTCGATAAATGGCGTACTGATGGTCAGGAAAAGGGACATTTCTTTGCAGATATGACTGAGTTTTATATCGGACATTATGAAAAAACATTTCCTGGTATCAAGGGCTGCGCGCTTCATGATCCGCTTGCTGTCGGGGTTGCAATCGATTCGAGTTTTGTTAAGACGGAGACGATGAACGTCAAAGTTGTGACAGAAGGGGAAGAGGCTGGAAGGACGGTTGGTACCCATGAAGAAGAGGCGACAACTCGTGTATGTACAGAGATTGATGCCAATCGATTTTTAGAACATTTTTTGGAAAGGGTAATATGA
- a CDS encoding TetR/AcrR family transcriptional regulator yields MTGIQQQNKNKRYNSIIQTAESLFLEHGLDHVQMQHIADAEGIGIATLFRYFPKKNKLIVAVAVQNLERNIQHFEEIVSADQPAVERLKRVLDHLTVKNTAEIKHSTKFREAFESYASFTKEPLEDIEDYINVQKRIADILLRIAEDGKVDGSIRADIPIKEAIITIINAYGTFGSNIALKSSISYLEDDIAPHIQQRMLMEMLLSYLRPYS; encoded by the coding sequence ATGACGGGGATTCAACAACAAAATAAAAATAAACGCTACAATAGTATTATTCAAACTGCGGAATCATTATTTCTGGAGCACGGACTTGACCATGTGCAAATGCAGCATATAGCGGATGCGGAAGGGATAGGCATTGCCACGTTATTCCGTTATTTTCCGAAGAAAAATAAACTCATAGTAGCTGTCGCAGTCCAAAACTTGGAACGCAATATTCAACACTTTGAAGAGATTGTATCTGCAGATCAACCAGCAGTCGAGCGATTAAAGCGAGTGCTCGATCATTTAACGGTGAAAAATACAGCAGAAATAAAACACTCCACAAAATTTCGTGAAGCATTTGAAAGTTATGCTTCATTTACCAAAGAGCCACTGGAAGATATTGAAGATTATATAAATGTTCAAAAAAGAATTGCAGACATCCTGCTGCGTATTGCGGAAGATGGAAAAGTGGATGGTTCGATTCGCGCGGATATTCCGATTAAAGAAGCGATTATTACAATCATTAATGCCTACGGGACATTTGGAAGCAATATCGCATTAAAGTCATCAATTTCTTATTTAGAAGATGATATTGCGCCGCATATTCAACAGCGAATGCTAATGGAAATGCTCCTCTCCTATCTCCGTCCTTATAGTTAA
- a CDS encoding alpha/beta fold hydrolase codes for MKLCHENRIRQQPSSCQGNLDGYFVNVRITIKRGVKMEFYTVNINGNTIQLADYPGKKGTIIAIHGLTGTHKNMHYYAEKFKGDYRFIAVDLRGRGNSAETDADTSIFKHAEDILGLIKELKIDSPILLGYSMGAFIAAIVASKLKSTKAVILLDGAAKASDHQKDIVQPSLGRLSREFTSEEHYVSEIQKIYTNLGIEWNDVLQNTVEYEVALVGDHWENKSTEVRIVADFESFFTFDPEQICSQIDCPILLVYAEGNIGAMPPLFYLTDYEQTRQSTKTIETVISDCNHYTMVFENREDINGYIEDFLNKYVEGNE; via the coding sequence ATTAAACTTTGTCATGAGAACCGAATAAGGCAACAACCCTCTAGCTGTCAAGGAAATCTTGACGGTTATTTTGTTAATGTACGCATTACGATCAAAAGAGGTGTGAAAATGGAATTTTATACTGTGAACATCAATGGAAATACCATTCAATTGGCGGATTACCCAGGGAAAAAAGGAACGATTATCGCTATCCACGGGTTAACGGGGACACATAAAAACATGCATTATTATGCGGAAAAATTCAAAGGTGATTATCGATTTATAGCAGTCGATTTACGAGGCCGCGGAAATAGCGCCGAAACAGATGCAGATACATCAATTTTTAAGCATGCTGAAGACATTTTGGGGTTAATTAAAGAACTTAAAATCGACAGCCCAATTCTATTAGGCTATTCAATGGGAGCATTTATAGCAGCAATTGTGGCAAGCAAATTGAAATCTACCAAAGCGGTAATTTTATTGGACGGCGCCGCGAAAGCATCTGATCATCAAAAGGACATTGTACAGCCCTCTTTAGGCAGACTAAGCAGAGAGTTTACGTCGGAAGAGCATTACGTAAGTGAAATACAAAAAATCTACACAAACTTAGGCATCGAGTGGAATGATGTATTGCAAAATACAGTTGAATACGAAGTAGCGCTTGTCGGTGATCATTGGGAGAACAAATCAACAGAAGTCCGAATCGTAGCTGACTTCGAGAGTTTCTTTACGTTTGATCCGGAACAAATTTGTTCGCAAATCGACTGCCCTATCTTGCTTGTCTATGCAGAGGGAAATATTGGTGCCATGCCGCCATTATTTTACTTGACGGATTACGAACAAACTAGGCAATCTACAAAAACAATTGAAACAGTGATTTCTGATTGCAATCATTACACGATGGTTTTCGAAAACCGCGAAGACATTAACGGCTATATCGAAGACTTTCTAAACAAGTATGTGGAGGGAAATGAATGA
- a CDS encoding muconate cycloisomerase family protein, translating to MKIRSVDVYILDLPTIRPHQLAMHTIVSQTIVVGCVTDDEGREGWSEVATIGGASYGESTPEAIKANIDTYITPLVIGKNPVHFDKIMFEVSKQVRGNHFAKTVIEAAIIDLAARSKGVPAFELFGGQIHTSLPIAWTLASGNTEQDIEEAKEFLHQKRHNIFKLKIGTGDPFKNVEHVRKIKDAVGDQARITVDVNQAWDEDTANYCIEALEDGGVSMIEQPLPTWNYEGMSRLTARFKVPIMADEAANSIQDVFQISKHRAGNCIALKPCKAGGLTQTKKVAGIAEAAGIGLYGGTMIESSLGTAICAQVYATIPEMKFGTEIFGPLLFKDNITVNDIQYENFEVIIPNGPGFGMEIDREKLRHYARAL from the coding sequence ATGAAAATACGTTCCGTTGATGTATACATTCTAGATTTGCCAACGATTCGTCCGCATCAACTCGCCATGCACACGATTGTTTCGCAAACGATTGTCGTCGGTTGCGTCACGGATGACGAAGGACGCGAGGGCTGGTCCGAAGTGGCGACAATCGGAGGCGCCTCTTACGGTGAGTCAACGCCAGAAGCGATTAAGGCCAATATCGACACATATATTACGCCGTTAGTGATTGGAAAGAATCCGGTTCATTTTGACAAAATCATGTTCGAAGTGTCAAAACAAGTTCGCGGAAATCATTTTGCTAAAACTGTAATAGAAGCAGCCATTATCGATTTAGCTGCGCGAAGTAAAGGAGTCCCCGCTTTCGAGTTATTCGGCGGACAGATCCATACTTCACTACCAATCGCCTGGACACTTGCCAGTGGAAATACAGAACAAGATATTGAAGAAGCGAAAGAGTTCTTGCATCAAAAACGCCATAATATCTTCAAATTAAAAATTGGTACTGGTGATCCATTTAAAAACGTGGAACATGTTCGAAAAATTAAGGATGCGGTTGGGGATCAGGCTAGAATCACAGTTGACGTCAATCAGGCGTGGGATGAGGACACCGCAAATTATTGCATTGAAGCTCTAGAAGACGGCGGTGTTTCAATGATCGAGCAACCGCTCCCAACATGGAATTACGAAGGCATGTCCAGATTGACGGCCAGATTCAAAGTGCCAATCATGGCCGATGAAGCCGCAAATAGCATTCAAGATGTCTTCCAAATTTCAAAACACCGGGCAGGTAATTGCATCGCTTTGAAACCATGTAAGGCTGGTGGCCTGACGCAAACGAAGAAAGTTGCGGGAATCGCGGAAGCCGCGGGAATCGGTTTATACGGTGGAACGATGATTGAATCTAGTCTCGGAACAGCAATTTGCGCTCAGGTTTATGCTACCATTCCGGAAATGAAATTCGGGACGGAGATATTTGGTCCTTTATTATTCAAAGATAATATTACGGTGAATGACATTCAATATGAAAATTTCGAAGTCATCATACCGAACGGACCTGGTTTTGGCATGGAAATCGATAGAGAAAAATTGCGTCACTATGCGCGTGCGCTCTAA
- a CDS encoding carboxymuconolactone decarboxylase family protein, with protein sequence MSKGLAYFQQVYDEVPGWVQKMHDYSPVVLDHYTGLRGEIMQDGALSRKEKDVLLASMNAARLYARSMGYHTKGAIDYGSTIPELVEYLLVSYQYGGIDSLKVSMESLSYALELKGRPVEQPKKNPETIDEIIQTMITWIGDDDTSFLEDSLEIIKKGNPVEIEAKLLGDGLVSSRMKHLNMVGNYITELKGTDATDWMEKARDVGASEEDLADVGYICILTSGIPSWFEISDSLKLAKNKERHK encoded by the coding sequence ATGAGTAAAGGATTGGCCTATTTTCAACAAGTTTACGATGAAGTACCTGGCTGGGTGCAAAAAATGCATGATTATAGCCCGGTGGTTCTTGATCATTACACAGGATTACGCGGGGAAATCATGCAGGATGGTGCATTATCCCGCAAAGAGAAGGATGTCCTTTTGGCGAGCATGAATGCAGCAAGATTATACGCTAGAAGCATGGGTTACCATACAAAAGGCGCAATCGATTATGGTTCAACGATTCCTGAGCTGGTCGAGTATCTTTTAGTTTCTTATCAATATGGGGGTATAGATTCTTTAAAAGTTTCGATGGAATCCCTTTCCTATGCACTTGAGTTAAAAGGCCGTCCAGTTGAGCAACCCAAGAAAAATCCAGAAACGATTGATGAAATCATCCAAACAATGATTACGTGGATAGGCGATGACGATACGAGTTTCCTAGAAGATTCACTCGAAATTATCAAAAAAGGAAATCCTGTAGAAATTGAAGCAAAATTACTTGGGGATGGTCTTGTTTCTTCACGTATGAAGCATTTGAACATGGTCGGAAACTATATCACCGAGCTAAAAGGTACAGATGCAACTGATTGGATGGAAAAAGCGAGAGACGTTGGTGCTTCCGAAGAAGATCTTGCAGATGTCGGATACATTTGCATTTTAACATCCGGGATTCCTTCATGGTTTGAAATTAGCGATTCACTTAAACTAGCAAAAAATAAGGAGCGTCATAAATGA
- a CDS encoding SDR family NAD(P)-dependent oxidoreductase, whose protein sequence is MRLQDKVAVVTGAGSGMGEATAILFAQSGAKVVATDINEEAVQAVVAKITEAGGEAIAVKHNVANKEDWKTVYAQTTDQFSKLDILVNNAGISFSKDFLEQTEEDWARLYAINVNSVMFGMQLAIPLMIENNGGSIVNISSTAALTGMSGAGGYTASKGAVRSITKAAAVDYGKQGIRVNSIHPGYIVTPMSAPYMDQYKDYFLSQIATPDLGNAEDVASAILFLASDEAKHISGVELPVDGGLTAK, encoded by the coding sequence ATGAGACTTCAAGATAAAGTGGCTGTCGTAACGGGTGCCGGCAGTGGAATGGGTGAGGCAACAGCTATATTATTTGCGCAATCTGGTGCAAAAGTAGTTGCGACCGATATCAACGAAGAAGCTGTTCAAGCTGTCGTTGCAAAAATTACAGAAGCCGGCGGCGAAGCAATCGCAGTCAAACATAACGTAGCGAATAAAGAAGATTGGAAAACTGTTTATGCACAAACAACTGATCAGTTTAGTAAACTCGATATCCTTGTGAACAACGCGGGTATTTCATTTTCAAAAGATTTCCTAGAGCAAACAGAAGAAGATTGGGCACGCTTGTATGCGATTAACGTAAACAGCGTCATGTTCGGCATGCAACTAGCCATTCCTTTAATGATCGAAAATAATGGCGGTTCAATCGTCAACATTTCATCGACCGCTGCCTTAACAGGTATGTCAGGCGCTGGCGGTTACACAGCTTCCAAAGGTGCTGTTCGCTCAATCACTAAGGCAGCGGCAGTAGACTACGGTAAACAAGGGATACGTGTAAATTCTATACACCCCGGTTATATCGTAACGCCAATGAGCGCACCTTATATGGATCAGTATAAAGATTACTTCCTATCACAAATCGCTACCCCGGATTTAGGAAACGCGGAAGATGTAGCATCAGCTATCCTATTCCTGGCTTCAGACGAAGCAAAACACATTTCAGGTGTCGAACTTCCTGTTGATGGCGGTCTTACTGCTAAGTAA